acaggcggtgaaataggtctgcaggtgtctatctttctcttcccccgtcttcccttcctctctccatctctctctgtcctaacaacaacgacttgaataacaacaataactgtaacaacaataaaaaaataaacaacaagggcaacaaaagggaaactaaataaaaaaaaattttttttaaatgtgcagcTCGTGCCTACAGTTGCCTCTACTGATTTTCTCATGAGCAGACCTCTTGTTCTATGGCCCAAGTTCCCTTTTTAAATGCACAATGGTGGGCTGAtggaataactcacttggatagtgcactgctttgccaggtgcttGACCCAGGCTTACTCTGactcccacctcactgaaggaaactttgctgctgtagtctttttccctctctctttgcttctgcatctctgaaaaaaaaaaaaatcattgcataGTGGTCACAAGTTCTATTTATCCTGAAGGTGACAAAAGTGCCCTGCATCCCAGTGGACTTCGCCTGGGGACCCCAGCACTGACATCCCGAGGACTTCTGGAAAAAGACTTCCAGAAAGTGGCCCAGTTTATCCACCGAGGTAAGGATTATAGTGGTAGCACTTCTGGCCATGgtcaggcactgaggcccagctacTGAAGAGTCCAGTGCTAAGGCTGAGTGCTGGGCACTGGACACAGCACCCACTGTAGCAACCACCCCAGAGGTTTGTAGATCTATCCTGCCCATGGTAGTGGGCATTACACAAACCAGCTTCAGGTATTGAGGGTTCTTGGGCCTGGGGTGTCTGGTGGCCCTCTGAGCTGCAGCCAAagaggactctttttttttttaaaccaacacAGGGATAGAGCTGACCCTGCAGATTCAGAATGACTTGGGTGACAAAACCACGCTGAAGGAGTTCAAGGAGAAGCTACAAGGGGAGAAGTACCAACAGGCCATTGCAGCTCTCAAGGAAGAAGTGGAGAGTTTCGcgtccctcttccccctgcccggCCTGCCTGACTTTTAAGGAGTCCAGTGGCTGTAGCTGCCCCAAGGTCACATGGTTGGATGCCAGGAACCTCTCGCTCCCCCCAAGGCAGGGCTTCCACAGGGTGACTTCTCTGCCATTCCAAGGGTGGGGGTTCTCTTTGGGTCTTTCCCATCTTATCTTTTTCACAAATCAAAAATGTATATAAGACCCACTGTTAGTAATTCTGGGACCATTTCCAAAGGATTTTAAGTCTGAGTATAATTCTTCACTGCTGCGTGATTGTTCTAGAAAAATGAAGCACTGCAGAGCCACTGGGCCTTCATCCACTtagattgggggagggggtgtactTCTGGCTGTAGTTCTCTGTGCTTACAGAACTCTCCTAGCCCACTGCAATGAGAAAGCTCACATTGGTAACAGCTGTTTACTCTTCATATTGTGTCACCCAGAGGTGAGAATGGACAGCTGAATCATAATGGTGACAGCTGAAGCGAGAGACTCTGGAATCTTCTGCTCTGCCTTAGAGACTGAGGTGTAAGCTAACCAAGTGTGGTGGGATCCCGTCAGCAGCTCCATTTGTGGATGATCTCCACCTTCCACCCCTCAGAGCCTGGTGGGAGCCCAATACCATTCTGATCTGACCATCACTCCCTTAACTGGAAACCACATGTTGCCTTCCCaaagaaacttttatttttcacAAAGCCAAAGTGCAAAACATAGGTGACTCTAATAATAAGCACAATCAAGTTTGGAACCACAGGATGTCTATAAGAGTTCTAGGGCTTTAAAAAATACatccgatatatatatatatttcaaaaatatcagaactcaaataaattaatttcttAAAAAGTACACTTCTCATACTATTTGGCATAGACTGGCTGGATTTAGGGCAGCTAGCTAGGAGCCCTGGCCATTGGGGACGGACAGTATTTCACACTGTGTCGAACTCACATTCATACACAGGACAGGGACATGCAGTAATAAAATTACCTCCTGGGTAGTGACAAGATGGATGGGGTCCTCACCTACCAGGTTTCTCTCTGACCTGGAAGTGAACAGTGTTGGGAGTTGCTGGGTGGGGCACGCCCTGGCACTGGGATGTGGGGGCAGCAGGCCTGCTGAACACCATGACATGGATTCTACTGATTTGGGGGGCTGAAACCATATATACTTGGAATATAGCAACTGATCTGAAATAGGTCTTAAGCCCTGGGTAAACAATGAGAAGTGAGTTCTTGTAGTCTGTTTTCAAAATTTAGATGTGTGTAATGTGGCCACTGAAATTCTGGGACATCTGGCTTTCTAAACCCAAAGATTCTACTGAAGGGGTGAGGACCCTGGGGGAACTAGGAGCTTTGATCAGCTGACATCCAAGGCTTTACAAAGGCTCTGGCTGAGCTCCACCCTAAAGCTTCTGGACTGATGGTCCAATCATTTCTTAACTGGGGCTGTTTTTAAAAGGGGAGGGGTTAATGGGTCCAGAGCAGACCTGAACTAAATTTTATTCTCCTGAAATAAAGGGCCTTCAAAATTCTAGCTAGGACTGAATGACTCGGGCAACAGAGGGCCTCTGTTTTCTGGTAGGTTTTTAAATGCTTTATGAATGTGTATCAACCACAGGAAAACCTTAAATGTTTGAAGAGGCTAGTCCCATTGTACAAGTCTCAACACCAAAGATATACAAGACTTCTAGAGAAGACTTCTTCACCAGGAGAGGTGAAACATCTTCAAATTCccatacccccccccacacacccatgaGTGACAGTGCCATTTTCAGATTCCTTTGAGAAGAAGCACAAGCAGCATCAAGCAGTCTTCAGAAGAAGCATGGCTTTAAAGCCTGGAGTTTAAGCTCTAGTCAGTGACACCAATTCTACTTCTCAACAATAACTGCTCCTTCTGTATACCATGGCCCTCAAGACAACCattctgtccccaccccaccagtCCCCAGGCCTTCTGAACCATCCTTGAGCTCCAGGCCAGCTGACCACTAGTACATGGCTCTAGGTTCTAGAAGCCAAGTATGGATGACTGACTTGCTTGCATCAATGCTCCAGGTGAGAACAGTGCTAACAAGTTCACGATGGTATGAAACAGGATCAGAACAGCAGTGGTGCCAGTGCCTACTCCTTACCTTGTCGCATATATTCCAGATCTTTCTTCCTTTGAAGATAAAATGTCTTGAGGTCATATCCCTGAAGCCCAAGTAGACAATCCAGTGAGAAAAAGCAAGAATAGGAGAGGGTGGTGATGGATGAGGGGTGcctacagaaatcaagaggcttcCTACAGTCTCTACGTGCAAACACACCCTTCACAGGGAGATGCTGCTGAGATGATCCTGGTGATGTAGTGATGTGCAAATGTAGCACTGGGCACAACATCAGAGAAGTGAGAATGTGGAGGCAGCATGGTCTGCCACTAAAGGCTCTTGCTGTGGCCCCAGCACACCTGAATACCCTGACAGGAATAAGTCCTGACAGGAAGCTGCCAGCCAGGAGTCAGCAAGCCACAGATGACTTGGAGGATGGGAGCACAGGATGATGGGATGggtcctgctcctcacctgtgtcCCTGTTTGTGTAGGCTGGTGAGAGGCTGAGCCTCCACAGCAGGTTCTGCTAAGAACAGGGCCACAGATGCTCCCCAACTAGGTGGATGGTTCAGGACTGTTTCCTCAATTTTCTTGAAACAAATCCAACAGCAGTACTAATAAGAGTTCTCTGTACTTGGGAAAAACAgcttgaaacaaaaacaaaaaattgagGCTGCCAGAAACCCTCCACTGACATGCCACAGGTGACTGTCAGGAGTCACCACAGAGTGTTACATGAGTGGAGAGTAAGCCATGATGAGGACTCACAGGCTTGGGGTGAGAGACCTTCACAGGCTCCTGAGGCAGTGCCATAAAAGGTCCCACAGGCTGCCTTCTTCCTGGAGCAGCCCTGCCCTGTTCTCCCCAGCCAGGCTCCCACCAGGCCCTGTGAGAGGTAGTGACATGGTTGTGAAGGTTGGCTATGGCTGACAGGCCTGGGGTGTGGCCTGAGCATCAGCCtgagatctggggcccataggcTCTTCCCACCACCCAGCTGGGTGgagctttctcccccccccccccccccataatatcAAGGGCTGGGAAGATGGACTCCTGAGCGTGAGCACAGGGCCCCTACAGGGGTGAGATGAGGCAATGGATGCTCTGTCACCGCTCTCCATTCAATCACCCTCCTCCCTGGCTGCTTGCTGgagtgtgctactacccagacCAGGCCATCTTTCTTCTGCCTGGGCACCATTccttcgagccccagcaccacccctCACCAGAGAGCTTAGTGCCCAggttcttcccacccaccccctcccccaacacacacgctGCCTGTAGCCACCTGTATCCACAGCTGACACCTCTGCACTGCCGCCAGCAAGGTCATGCACGCCCTCCACCCCATACCCTGAGTCACAGGCCTTGGTCACAGTGGCTTGGACTGACCTCAGATTTTGTACAAAAAGCTGGGGACGTAGTCGAACCTGAGTGTGGGTTGGCCAGTGGCCGGGATCTCCTGTGTGTAGTGCAGCTTTAGCAGCTCTGCCAGGTACTGTACCACCTTGAGGTCCTCATTTACCAAGCCCAGGCTAAGCCGCAGGAAGCTTCCCTGGCGGCCAGCCAGCAGGCCCTCTGGCTCCTGGTCACAAGCAGGCAGGTGCAGGTGGTGGCAGAAGGTGTACAGGAAGGCCTTGGCGCACAGCTGGGTGAGCATGCTCCGTACGTGCAGGTAGTAGGTGCTGCCCCGCTTGATCTGGGTTCGGTGGTCAGCCAGGCGAGATACAAGGGCACCCCGGTACAGGGGGCAGCGCAGTGTCTTGTTGTCCAGGTCTAGGATGCTCGTATAGCGGCTGTAGCGGCTCAGAGCGTGCAGGGTGCCAGTGCCAGCCGGGGAGGCCACCCTGAAACACAGGGTCAGGGGGAGGGGTATAGCAccgagggtggggtgggagggggatccCTGCTCTAGCGCCTGCTCCTACCTAGCCAGCTCTAACCGGTTCTTTTTGGTCACTGAGGGGCTTCACTGccccaggctgacattttcagatagaaaaagacagatacagaaaggtagagagagtgaaagagatcccagtacagaaatttccttcagtgtagtggggaccaggctcaaacacaggttgtgcacatagcactacccaagcaagctattttgctggcccttcacTAGCTCTTTCTAGAAGGCAAATCTGATCATCACACTTCTTGGAGGGTCCATACCATTCACGAACAAGTTCAATTGAAGAGCAAGGGCTAGCTCACATGGATAATGCACCGCTTTGCCACATGAGCAACTCAGGTTCGAGAGTGGCCCCCACATGGGAAGAAGCTTCGgttctgtggtctttttcactcttttttattttaaatttttaattttttactatctgTATTTAGTAAATTCGAGGTAGagctcgagagggaagggaggaaataagagaggggaaaccagactcctgcagccctgcttcactattcgtgaaattttacccttgcaggtggggaccaacggctcaaacctgggtccttgcaaattgtaacatgtgctcaactataTGTGGTGCCACCACCGCACTCTAtcaatctaacaacaacaacaaaaaagttggggggccaggtggtggtgcacctggttaagcctatATGTTACagcacgcaaggacccaggttcaagtccccggtccccacctgcaggaggaaagcttcacgagtggtgaagcagtgctgcaggtgtctctctgcctctctatcacccccttccctctcaatttctgtctatccaatgaacaaatattaaaaaaaatttttttaaagaatgctccccccccaaaaaaaaaaaagaaagtggtggggagtcaggtggtagcgcagtgggttaagcacatgtggcatgaagcaaggactggcataaggatcccggtttaagcccccggctccccacctgcatgcaggggcatcgcttcacagacagtgaagctggtctgcaggtgtctttctcttcccctccatttctctctgtgctatctaacaacaatgacatcaactacaacaacaataactaaaacaacaagggcaacaaaagggaaaaataaatacaaataaatatatatatataaaaaaaaggtgGTGGCATACATGTCATCATGCTTGAGGACTTGGGATCAAgccccaatctccacctgtagaggggaagtttcacaagtgacagAACAGTGctgctctcccctctccctctcattaccttccatctcaatttctttttttttaaatgtttacttattcccttttattgccctttttttttttattgtatttaatattgatgtcgtcgttggctaggacagagagaaatggagagaggaggggtagacagagagggggagagaaagacacctgcagacctgcttcaccacctgtgaagtgactcccctgcaggtggggagccagcagcttgaaccgggatctttaagctggtccttgggctttgcgccatgtgcgcttaacccactacgctactgcctgactcccccatctcaatttctatctctattttaaaaggccactaggagtagtggattttcatgtagacactgagccccagtgataacccagttcTTCTCTGAACCCTTTCTCTCCCTTAAAACAGACACACACGtgtgcacatatatgtatatgtacattatatgtgtatatattaatGCCTGAAGTAGAACCAAATCACTATTCTaatatatgtgatgccaggggatACAACTTGAGACCTTATGTTTGCAGCCTAGCATTCTACCCATTGTGCCGCtcctatggtttttttgttttattgcaaGAAATACTGCAGAgcaagaacattgctcagctctgccttatggtggtgctggagactgaacctgggacttcagaaccttccACTGCTTTCTTGCTATGTGAAACTAGTCTAGTACCATAGCCCTTCAACCTCATTTGTAagcctccatctctatcaccctactccccccccccccccagccttcctGGCTGTTCCCATGTGGCTAGACACTGGTCACCTGACTGTCTTCTCTGCAGCATGGATTTTCCCAGAGGAGTAGTCTTGCTCAGAAGCCTCAAGCCTAGAGACCCCAGCATCTGCCAGTGTTGCTTGAAGTAGATTCTCAACAAGTGATTCACATTTTAACACGGAAAGGTCATGTGCTTGAATGGTCATCAAGACCCTAGGGAAGTCAGTGCAGTAAGAGTCTGAGTGCCACCTAGGTGATTCCTTCTAGAAGAGAGGTAGACAAGAGGCTCCTGTGTACAGTTAGACCTCTGTACATAGGAGTCATGTAAAGGGAAGCTGGGAAGTCAGAACAGACTTTGGCTAACTATAGTGTGAGAGAAATCTCTGTGGCAGCCACACTCTTATCAGTAGGAACTCAGCTAGCCCAACATCTCTGTGCTACAAGTGAGCCAAGCTGGGCACAGAGATGAGCATGAGTGCACTGAACACAGGCCAGACCCTGAGGGAGGTAGATCCCTGACACAGGTAACTTTTTGAGGAGTATTTGGAAGGGTAAAAAGAATCTACTAAATCGCATGCAATGAAACAGAAGTCATTCCCAGAGAGGGAGTGGTCCAGgtcatggtgcagtggataaagcactgaagtctgaaatgtgaggttccgatttccattcccagcagcacatgtaccacagtgatgctcaacttttttttctcattaataaataaatctaagttttttatttatttatattggatagagacaaattgagaggggtgggggagataaaagataagacacctgtagcactactttacagctcatgaagcctttcacctgcaggtagggaccagagacttgaattaGGGTCGTtggacattgtaatgtgtgtgctcaaccaggtgtaccaccatccagcccctacttatttttgataggacaatgagaaattgataatggggatagagaggaaaagggagaaagagagagagagagagaggaacctgcagccttactgtgaaatttcccccctgcacatgggagactggggatttgaacttgagtccttgcacagcctcaaataaatcaatcttaaaacaaaataagaggggggtcgggtggtagcgcagtgggttaagcacatgtggcacaaagcgcaagaactggtgtaagaactggttcgagcccccggctccccacctgcagggaagtcgcttcacaggtggtgaaggaggtctgcaggtgtctatctttctttccccctctctgtcttaccctcctctctccgtttctctctgtcctatccaacaacgaacaacatcaacaacaataagaaccgcaacaaggctacaacaacaagggcaacaaaaggagaaaaaaaaatggcctccaggagcagtggattcatgatgcaggcactgaaccccagcaataaccctggaggcaaaaaaaaatagtaagagggAGGAGTGACTTGCAATTCCCTACAAAGAGACCCTCCCAGCATAAAGAGGTCAGCAAATGAAAGCGCTAGAACACTCTGatgctccctgcccccccccactgtAACCACTGCCATTTCTCAAGAGCAAATCACTCCTCAGTCATTTACACCATAGTATGAATTTGAGACTCAGTGAGGACCTGATACCTGAAATTCCACCTGTCTCCAAATCACACTCTGCCCCAGAAAAAGTCCATGTTTTACCCCATTCCAAATAAATCAAAATCTCTGGGGATGGGGCAcaggagttcctgagttagaaaaTAACTCTCCCAGCTAATTCTGGACTGGCTGGGTGCAAGTCAAGGTGGACAACTGGTGTTGGGTCCAGCTTGAGAACCAGGCCTCAGGATCCTAAACCTGCCACCCCATTGACCTGTGACCCACATGCAGAGAGATGTATTTCGGAAGCCTTGTTTCTAGatggccccctctctccctccctgtgacCAATTACCTCTGCAGGCCGATAAGCTTCCACTTCTGAAAATCTGTGATGTGCAGAGGGCAGGAGACCCAGTGCTTCACAGGTTTGCCTGAGCGGCTGTGATTGGGCACAAAGATGGACAGCGCCGATACAAGCTTCCTGACAatggcctcctcctcccccaggacCACCAGTGTCCTCCCGCTGAGCAGGGAGTAGATGGCTGGGTGGGCAAAAGGGTACTGGCGGATGAATTTTAAGGCATTCTGGCCAGCTCTCTTCCTATGCCTGTCGGAGGAGCTGGTGGGAGGTGCAGAGCAGGCAGTCCTGTCAGAACTAGTGGATGCTACGCTGCCCACGTAGCTGGTGGTATCAGAGTAGTTATCCAGGCTGGTCTTACTGGCATCCCGGCTAGCCAGCAGGTGGCTGGGGTCCAGCTCATATGCAGTGAGACCTTCAGAACCACTGTCTTGTGGAGAAGAGCTGACGATTTCTGCTGTGAAGTCTACATGGAAGCCCAGCTCCTTTTGCTGGTAGCGTTGCGGGGGAATGCTCACCACACTGTCCTCATCACAAAGTGAGGGGGCTGCAGCAGGGAGTGGGACCTGCAGGAGGTGGCTCTCCTTCCCAATGCAGCAGGAGGCATCTGCTTGGGGTAAGAGGTTCTCCAGGCTGCCCTCCTTTGCCTTGTCCAGCTTCTGTGGACTGACACCAGCCTGGAAGTGGATGGCTCCCTCACTATCATCAGCATAGGCCTCTTCCTCATTAATGGCACTTGGGTAGCTGGCCTTAAAGTCATCAGGGATGAGGGCCTCAGAGGGGCAGGTACTCAGGACTTCAATGCTATCCTCACTGATGGTCCTGTGGCTGACTGCTTTGCTCCGGACCACCTGGGGGCTCAGTGGTACTGTGAGGCTGCCCTGACTGTCCGACTTAGTCAGCAGAGGAGCAGATTTCTCGGTGCCAAGAACCTCAATGCTTTCACCACTGCTGATGCTACCTTTCAGCTCCATGTCCAAGTAGTCTAAGTTATCCTGTGGGTCAAAGCTACTCAGCGCTGTCACCTCCGCCTCCTTGTACTCATCTCCAAGCTCCTGCTCCATCTTGATCAGCACTGACTCCACGCTGGACTTGTAAGAAGAGCCAACACTGATGAACACCTGAGGAATTGGACAGTCTTCCAGTGACCTGGACAGCAGCCTATCTTGACTAGGCTTAGGAAGGGAGGGCTCTGGCTTCTCCACCACCCTGTCATCAACCTCCACAAAGTCTTCAAACAGGAAGTTGGTTATCTGCTGCTGCTTTAGCAGTGCTCTGTCAATCTGGctggtcaggaggtagcacaggtcTCCCCGGAACATGTGCTCAATGTGGCTGAGCTGAGTCAGAGTCTGGGTGAAGTACTCTGTGTCACAGAGCTCTTCCAAGGTCTTCAGCTTTTTGTCAAAACACTTGGTGGACTTGGCTTTGATGAGTTTGGGGGTGTATGCGGGCCTGCAACTGTAAAGGTCTGTGTCCACCGACTCCTCCAGAGTAGAGGTAGTGGCTGCTGGGCAGGCCTGCCCCTGTGTATGTTCCAATTCTCCAGAACACAAGTCAGCCTCCTTCAACTTGCGGTGAGGGTAAGATCGGATCTGCTTCAACAGGTCTTGATGTTCAATAATAGACTTCTCTACACTGGCCAACTCATTGGCTTTCTCAATGGCCTGAGATGAGTAGAAGCCTTTGTCATTGGCTTTCTTTTGGATCTCTGTCTCAGTGTGGAGCACAGTCCTGGTATAGTCCAggtctttcagtttcttttcaaGTTCCCCAGCGAATGCCTTCCTGTTGCCAGTCTTCAGGCACTCAGAAGCTTTGGAAAATTCTGCCGAAAGTTCCTGGAACTGCTGCATGATTTTGTGTTGGTCTGCCGAGATATAAGCCATGCAAAAGGGCCTCACAAAGCCCCGGGCCTCCAGGTCATAAAGGGTAAGGTGATGCACGTATGCAAAGGCACCCTCCTTGGAGTCTCCCAGCACCACCTTGGAGTCCTCCACGAAGTTCAGCTTGGGGTAGGCAGAACCTGGGGGATGGCCCACAAAGGAGGCCTGGTAATCCACAGACATAATCCGCAAGGAGAAGTAGTTGAGATCGAAAGTACCAAAGACTTTGGTGTCATTGGGGATGGTCAGTAAGGGCTGGGGACCCACCTGTTCGGAGAATTCGGAAATAAGGATGAAGTCCCGAGAGAACTTGGCCCCGGAGAGTTTGGACCACGGGTTGGCTCCTTGGCTGGCAAAGGGAAAGAGCGGCACCGAGTACTCCTCCGGCAGGGCCGGCTCACTGTAAGGCTCTTCCTCATATTCAGCCTCTCGGGTAAAAGCCACCACATCAGGGGCGCTAATCATATTTCCAGATATATGGAAAGaacattgagaggaaatgggataGGATGAGGGAGCAATCGATGGAAGGAAGCTAGGCCTTGGGAGGAAGAAGCTTAAGTCCTTGTGATCTCTTTTCTGAGCCCTCGGAGAACTAGACTGTCTCTCCCACCTTCAAAGACTCGAACTCCCGTAGCCTCTTCAGTTCCTTCTGACCCCTCTCGAAGTTCGTAGGTCGAGAGAACCAGGGAGGCCGGTTGTACCTTTCCTTCTCTGGTGACCGCGGCCGCCGCAAAGCACCTGCAGCGAGGTCACCGGCACTGTCCCGAAGCCACCGCTTTAGCAACAGCCCCGGGCCCGAACCGGTGCCTAACGCGGGGACTACGGGTCGCCTCAGGGGCCAGCAAAGCGTGCCACCTCCTCGGCCCGAGGGCAAAAACCGTCGCGGTTCCTCGGACGCCACAACCTGGAGGCAGCTACCGCGGCGCCGCCATCTTCGGATCACATGACTCGCAATGTCTAAGCCACGCGACCCGGAAGCGCCCTTACAGAGATACGAGCAGGAAGGGAAAAGATTATGAACAAGAAAAAGACCTAAGCGGGACAGTCAAGTAATCTCTCCTAATGACAAGTCGAGTAGCTAACCAACTACCaaacagaagaaaaggaaatacagCGTGGGAACAAAAGTGTGATGGGACAGGTGGGGAAGCGCGGGGCAGTCTGGGAGTTGTAGTCCATAGCCCTCCGGGTCTGGAGCCTGGCGGAAGTGTGGTAAAAGAAGCTGGGCGGAAGTCAGACGCCGAGGAGCGGAATTCGGCTCCTGAGGGGTGGAGTCTAGCAGCACGGGGCAGTCTGGGAGCTGCAGTCCACAGTGCTGCAATTCTCCCGCCGGGCGGAAGTGGTGAGAGAAGGCGGACGGAAGTGGGACTAGGTGTCGTGGCGGGAGTATCGTAATccggggggctgggggaggcggCCGGGACCCCTGCGGCGGCTTTGGCAGCCCCTTGAGGTTCTGTTTCAGTGAGGGCCGGCAACCGGCGGACCTCCCCTCTATTTCCCCAACATGCGCAGACTCCAGAGGAGCGGACGCAGGCCGTCGGGATGATAGTGGCCGCTGCCTGCCGTGCGCTTCGCAGGCTGGCGCCTCCCGGACTCCGGACCTCGTCCAGCGCCGCCATGGAGGGGACTTTCCGAGGCGTGCGGAGAGTCCTCTGCGTGGCCGAGAAAAACGACGCGGCCAAGGGGATCGCCGATCTTTTGTCCAACGGCCGCATGCGGCGGGTAAGGAGTGTCTGCAGGCTCGGGGTccccgccccagccccagcccagacaGCGACCTCTGCCTTCTCGCACCACTACACCACCTCTCCCACAGCAGCCCTGtttgctttttaccagagcactgctcaactctggtttatggtggagctggggattgagcctgggaatgTAGAGCCTTACATGGACAGAGAATGTGACATAGAACCACTTTCATACAGTCAACAACACAGTCGGGTCAGAGGTCCTTTGTGAAGGCACTTGTCAGTGGAGCCGAGGCACCTACCAGTTACAGAGAAACGGTGAAGGGGCTGTCTGTCTCTTATGCTTGTAGGGTGGTGGCAGGGGAGCCAGCACGTTTAGCAAGAGAATTagctgaaggggccaggtggtgctgctacgcctggttaagcgcacgcactacagtgtgcaaggtccccggttcaaacccctcctccccaacctgcaggaggaaagcctcacatAAACTATGGAAGTAGAGTTTTAGGGTTCGGTTGTTGGCACAC
Above is a window of Erinaceus europaeus chromosome 12, mEriEur2.1, whole genome shotgun sequence DNA encoding:
- the SMCR8 gene encoding guanine nucleotide exchange protein SMCR8 isoform X1 produces the protein MISAPDVVAFTREAEYEEEPYSEPALPEEYSVPLFPFASQGANPWSKLSGAKFSRDFILISEFSEQVGPQPLLTIPNDTKVFGTFDLNYFSLRIMSVDYQASFVGHPPGSAYPKLNFVEDSKVVLGDSKEGAFAYVHHLTLYDLEARGFVRPFCMAYISADQHKIMQQFQELSAEFSKASECLKTGNRKAFAGELEKKLKDLDYTRTVLHTETEIQKKANDKGFYSSQAIEKANELASVEKSIIEHQDLLKQIRSYPHRKLKEADLCSGELEHTQGQACPAATTSTLEESVDTDLYSCRPAYTPKLIKAKSTKCFDKKLKTLEELCDTEYFTQTLTQLSHIEHMFRGDLCYLLTSQIDRALLKQQQITNFLFEDFVEVDDRVVEKPEPSLPKPSQDRLLSRSLEDCPIPQVFISVGSSYKSSVESVLIKMEQELGDEYKEAEVTALSSFDPQDNLDYLDMELKGSISSGESIEVLGTEKSAPLLTKSDSQGSLTVPLSPQVVRSKAVSHRTISEDSIEVLSTCPSEALIPDDFKASYPSAINEEEAYADDSEGAIHFQAGVSPQKLDKAKEGSLENLLPQADASCCIGKESHLLQVPLPAAAPSLCDEDSVVSIPPQRYQQKELGFHVDFTAEIVSSSPQDSGSEGLTAYELDPSHLLASRDASKTSLDNYSDTTSYVGSVASTSSDRTACSAPPTSSSDRHRKRAGQNALKFIRQYPFAHPAIYSLLSGRTLVVLGEEEAIVRKLVSALSIFVPNHSRSGKPVKHWVSCPLHITDFQKWKLIGLQRVASPAGTGTLHALSRYSRYTSILDLDNKTLRCPLYRGALVSRLADHRTQIKRGSTYYLHVRSMLTQLCAKAFLYTFCHHLHLPACDQEPEGLLAGRQGSFLRLSLGLVNEDLKVVQYLAELLKLHYTQEIPATGQPTLRFDYVPSFLYKI
- the SMCR8 gene encoding guanine nucleotide exchange protein SMCR8 isoform X2, whose amino-acid sequence is MISAPDVVAFTREAEYEEEPYSEPALPEEYSVPLFPFASQGANPWSKLSGAKFSRDFILISEFSEQVGPQPLLTIPNDTKVFGTFDLNYFSLRIMSVDYQASFVGHPPGSAYPKLNFVEDSKVVLGDSKEGAFAYVHHLTLYDLEARGFVRPFCMAYISADQHKIMQQFQELSAEFSKASECLKTGNRKAFAGELEKKLKDLDYTRTVLHTETEIQKKANDKGFYSSQAIEKANELASVEKSIIEHQDLLKQIRSYPHRKLKEADLCSGELEHTQGQACPAATTSTLEESVDTDLYSCRPAYTPKLIKAKSTKCFDKKLKTLEELCDTEYFTQTLTQLSHIEHMFRGDLCYLLTSQIDRALLKQQQITNFLFEDFVEVDDRVVEKPEPSLPKPSQDRLLSRSLEDCPIPQVFISVGSSYKSSVESVLIKMEQELGDEYKEAEVTALSSFDPQDNLDYLDMELKGSISSGESIEVLGTEKSAPLLTKSDSQGSLTVPLSPQVVRSKAVSHRTISEDSIEVLSTCPSEALIPDDFKASYPSAINEEEAYADDSEGAIHFQAGVSPQKLDKAKEGSLENLLPQADASCCIGKESHLLQVPLPAAAPSLCDEDSVVSIPPQRYQQKELGFHVDFTAEIVSSSPQDSGSEGLTAYELDPSHLLASRDASKTSLDNYSDTTSYVGSVASTSSDRTACSAPPTSSSDRHRKRAGQNALKFIRQYPFAHPAIYSLLSGRTLVVLGEEEAIVRKLVSALSIFVPNHSRSGKPVKHWVSCPLHITDFQKWKLIGLQRVIAGVQCLHHESTAPGGHFFFSFCCPCCCSLVAVLIVVDVVRCWIGQRETERGG